The following DNA comes from Methanosarcina vacuolata Z-761.
AAGAAGGATATTTCCCTATAGCATATCCAAAAAACGCTTTTTCTTTTAAGAATGGAAAAGTTAGACTAGGAATTTCTCTTGAATTTTCAAGAAGATTTCCTAATGCGAAAAAACTATTAACTTTTTCATTACCAAAAATCTTGAAAAATAAACTATCGTATATTCAGGAAATACATGTACTTCCTATGTATGATGGAAAATATTTCAAGATTAAATATTGTTATGAGGAAAAACCTGAACCTGCTAATCTTGATTACTCTCAGTATCTTGGCATTGATCTTGGAGTTTCTAATTTTGCAACATTTGTAGATACGATTGGGACTGCCGAAATCATTGATGGCAAGTATATTAAATCTCTTAACCAATGGCATAATAAAGAAAATGCTAGGCTACAAAGTATTAAAGATAAACAGGCAATTGATAAAATAACTAACAAGCAAATTCGTTTACTTACTAAAACCGGAGTTTCTAAAATGTTAAAAAATAAAGGCTCTTGGCTACGATAATTTAAAGTCTAACAAAAAATTAATTAAGTTGCAGACCTCGCCTTATTCAAGTCTTGTTGTCGCCTAATATTGAATTGGTTTTCTGAGACCGTAATCGTTATTTATGTGATTTGTTATCTTCTTATAAGGAAGGTACCCGTTTTACTGCGTTTTATTTTAATTATTATTTTTTAGACTCTACAATTGGAGAAGTCTTCAATTTTCACTATACTGACTATAACTAAATCAGTTCAATATATATCTATTTTGTATTAAACATTTTGGAACTGCTTGCCAACATAATTACTTTTTTATTAGACCCTACAAAAAAAGTGCCTCTTGATATGGTTTCATGTATGAAAGTATAAACTCCGGTAAAAGAGCAAACAAAATTAATGAACTTATGAATAGAACTGTTAACTATCTGGTTAAACATTGTCTTAAAAACAATATAGGTAATATTCTGATTGGAGAATTAAAGGAAATAAAACAGAATATTAATCATGGCAGAAAAAATAACCAGAACTTTGTTCAGATTCCTTTTGATAAGTTCAAAGCTAAATTAGAAAGTAAATGTAATTTCTATGGAATAAAATACCAACTTGTTAATGAAGCATATACCAGTAAAACAGATGCTCTTGCTCTTGATGAAATCATAAAACAACCTTATGGTGATTCAAGAAGAATCAAGAGAGGATTGTATAAAAGTATTACTGGTCAACTAATTAATGCAGATATTAATGGAGCAATTAATATACTCCGAAAAGTAGCTGGTGATTCTGTTCTTGAACAGATAATCAGTAGTGGTCTTGTCAACAGACCTGGAAGAATCAAATTAGCGTTTGAAACTTTTAAATTAAATTGTTAACCTTGTGAGGGAAGCAAGCCCCTTCCTCAGGAGTTTTGGCGAAGCCGGAACGAACAGGGAGGGGTAGTTGACCAATCTGTTGATCTTTGAAAGTCGAACTTATTAATAATGTCTTCAGGTTCTTCTTTGTTTTGTGTGGATATCCTCATAATATTCTCATAAAAACCAATGCTTTCTTGAATTGAAAATCATCTTATCAACACGGAATAGCGAAGAGCCAGTTTATAGTTTACTTCATGCGTCTTCGGTTAAGTGAGAAATAGTGATAAATTGTCTTCAATTCCACAACATTTGTCAAATGTTATACTATTGTCAAATGTTATAATAGATAGTGAGATGGAACATGGTATTGATTTCATGTAAATATGCCGAAATTTAAGGCAGACTTTTAATGTAAAATCGATAACTTTCAGGTCAGAAAATTCCTTAGCCGATGACCTATGATATAAGTTCTGGTAATATAAACCTCTATTTTTATCTAATATTATACATCATATATATGTATAAATCTGTAAAGTATAAAACCAGAGTTATTTCTTTTTAAATGCTGTTTTTCAAATATTGCCCGGAAATTTCAGTTAAGGTGCTCAAAGCCTGAATAAGAGGTGAACCATGAATTTTAAAGGACATCACAAATTTTTAATTTGTCTTGCAGCAATTTTCGTATTTTTGCCAGGATGTATAGACTCTACTGAGCAAATGAATGCCGACTCTGCAGAAAATTCGGACTCAGGATCTTTATCAGGAGTTTCAGATGCAGCGAAAAATCCATCCCAGTCATCTGAGGGTTCAAGCAGGGGTACCAATGCCGAAGCTGAGGGTTCAAGCGAGGTTGCCTCGTATGCCGACGAAACCGTTACAGAAAACCAATCAGGGTTGGTTGAGGTAAATGGAACTTCGTTATCACCTAATGCTCATGGTTCCCAGGAAGAAAAACTCAGGGTTGGGGCTTTCAATATTCAGGTCTTTGGGGTCAAAAAAGCTTCAAATTCCAGGATAATGAATACGCTTGCAGAAATTCTCCGCACTTACGATATTGTTGCAGTACAGGAAATCAGGGACAGTTCCCAGACTGCTCTTCCTGCGCTGATAAAGGTTGTGAACAGTGAAGGGGATAATTATTCTTATGTCATTAGCGAGAGGCTTGGAAGGACTTCTAGCAAAGAGCAGTATGCATATATTTATGACTGTGACAGGGTAAAGCTGGAAGGTGATCCCTATACTTATTCCGAACCAGAAGGAACTGATCCTTTCCACAGGCAGCCTTATATAGCAACCTTTGAGGATAAGAACGAAACCTTCAGTCTTGTCCTGATAACTGTTCACACCGACCCGGACGAAGCCACCGAAGAAATCAATTCTCTTTCAACTGTTCTTGATAGCACCAGACAAACCTTCCCTGAAGAAGATAACTTCGTTATTATGGGTGACCTGAATGCGGACGGTTCTTATTTTGATGAGGATAAAGCAAATGCCCTGATCTGTGACGAGTACTGCTGGCTGATAGGCAACAGTATGGACACTACAACCGGAGACACGAACTGCACCTATGACAGAATAATAATTACCGAAGATATGGAACCTCATTTTACAGGGAACAGCGGCGTGTTCAGATATGACCTTGAATATAACCTGACTTCAGAAGAAACGGATGCTGTTTCGGATCACTATCCAGTTTATGCGGAATTTGTTTTCGATTCTACGGAGGCCTGACAGGATCGATCGGATCGGATTCTAAGAATTACTTTTGGCTCTTCATTGTTTTGTGTGGATGTCCTCATAATATTCTCATAAAAACCACTGCAGTCTTGAATTGAAAATCATCTTATCCATAGGGAATGACAAAGGGCTAAACAAAATATTACCTATACTAGTGTCATGGCAACTTAATTATGATACACAATGTAGACAATTTATTATCAGCATAAAATTATTTTTTTGATTGTGTGATTATTGGTAGTAATTTTGTAATTATTGGTAGTAAAAGTGTCATGATAAAAGTAGAGATTGCTTTGAAATCAAGTCTCTTATGGTATATCTCTTTTATTTTTCTTTCTTTTTTCTCAAGAATATCTAGAATCATTTTTGATTCGTTCAGCTTTTTTTCGTTATTATTATCCTTTTTGTTAGAACTAATTTCAATTATTTTGTCATAAGTTTCCTTATACATTTCACTTATTTTTTTGAGCTCTGATTTTACACCTTTGTCAATTAAATTTTCGATTGTTTGATATGTTATTATGAAAAGAATTACACCTACAAGGAGCATCAAACTCAGTATAATTAACTCAATTGTAATTATTGAACTAGGTGATATGGAAATAAATATAATCGCAGTTGGTGATATACTTGCGATCATAGCCAGCGTTATAATTATGAAATAACTGCTCACGATCAATAGAATAAAATATTTCAGGGATTTAAGTCCTCCTGCTTCATCAATGTCAAATACATTGATACTTATCGAATATCTTTCCCTCAGTTCTTTTATAATAATGACTAATTCGATCATTATCCAGATAATTACTGCCATTAAGAAAAGAACTAAGTACATAACGATGTCATTGAATATGTCAAGCAGTAGTGACCAAAACGTAGGTTCATGTTCAGATAAATAATAGTAATCAGGTTTTGTCCCATTAAATAATATATACTCCAATAATCCGTGTAGTTCTGGTATTGCGAAAGGAATGAGGACGATAATTATTGTCAAGTAATATAGCCAAGATTTGCATAATTTTTTATTTAAAAAGTATAAAAATATAAGGTACTGATTATCTTGAAATAGTGG
Coding sequences within:
- a CDS encoding RNA-guided endonuclease InsQ/TnpB family protein, yielding MLCITNNLRLNKKQYEALKTLSRASKNMYNLGLYNTRQYFFQNNKFLKYPDNYHLCKEDENYKLMQAATAQQSLKFVERGMRSWFGLLKLYKNGQLEDKPNLPHYLDKEGYFPIAYPKNAFSFKNGKVRLGISLEFSRRFPNAKKLLTFSLPKILKNKLSYIQEIHVLPMYDGKYFKIKYCYEEKPEPANLDYSQYLGIDLGVSNFATFVDTIGTAEIIDGKYIKSLNQWHNKENARLQSIKDKQAIDKITNKQIRLLTKTGVSKMLKNKGSWLR
- a CDS encoding exonuclease/endonuclease/phosphatase family protein, whose translation is MNFKGHHKFLICLAAIFVFLPGCIDSTEQMNADSAENSDSGSLSGVSDAAKNPSQSSEGSSRGTNAEAEGSSEVASYADETVTENQSGLVEVNGTSLSPNAHGSQEEKLRVGAFNIQVFGVKKASNSRIMNTLAEILRTYDIVAVQEIRDSSQTALPALIKVVNSEGDNYSYVISERLGRTSSKEQYAYIYDCDRVKLEGDPYTYSEPEGTDPFHRQPYIATFEDKNETFSLVLITVHTDPDEATEEINSLSTVLDSTRQTFPEEDNFVIMGDLNADGSYFDEDKANALICDEYCWLIGNSMDTTTGDTNCTYDRIIITEDMEPHFTGNSGVFRYDLEYNLTSEETDAVSDHYPVYAEFVFDSTEA